In Sceloporus undulatus isolate JIND9_A2432 ecotype Alabama chromosome 10, SceUnd_v1.1, whole genome shotgun sequence, the following proteins share a genomic window:
- the CNN2 gene encoding calponin-2 yields MSSSSSSSSQFNKGPSYGLSAEVRNRLAQKYDPQKEAELRIWIENIVGREIGPDFQKGLKDGVILCELMNKLQPGSIRKINRSALNWHQLENLSNFIKAMISYGLKPVDLFEANDLYENGNMTQVQVSLLALAGMAKTKGIDSGVDIGVKYSEKQERCFDDAKLKAGQCVIGLQMGTNKCASQSGMTAYGTRRHLYDPKNQILPPMDHSTISLQMGTNKCASQVGMTAPGTRRHIYDSKLGTDKCDDSSMSLQMGYNQGANQSGQVFGLGRQIYDPKYCPQGHPSEAANAAQDEDGHSGNYYYYQEEADQ; encoded by the exons atgagcagcagcagcagcagcagcagccagttCAACAAGGGACCCAGCTATGGCTTGTCGGCCGAAGTCAGGAACCGG CTTGCCCAGAAGTATGACCCCCAGAAGGAAGCCGAGTTGCGGATTTGGATAGAAAACATTGTGGGACGGGAAATCGGACCCGATTTCCAGAAGGGACTAAAAGACGGCGTCATACTGTGCGA GCTAATGAATAAACTGCAACCTGGCTCCATAAGGAAGATCAACCGCTCTGCCCTCAACTGGCATCAG CTCGAGAACCTCTCCAACTTCATCAAGGCCATGATCAGCTACGGGTTGAAGCCGGTCGACCTGTTTGAGGCCAACGATTTGTACGAGAACGGGAACATGACCCAAGTTCAAGTCTCGCTCTTGGCCCTGGCAGGCATG GCTAAGACAAAGGGGATCGACAGCGGGGTGGACATCGGGGTGAAATATTCAGAGAAACAGGAGAGATGTTTTGACGACGCAAAGCTGAAGGCTGGCCAGTGTGTCATCGGTCTACAG ATGGGCACCAACAAGTGTGCCAGCCAGTCAGGCATGACAGCCTATGGAACCAGGAGACACCTCTATGACCCCAAAAACCAGATCCTACCTCCCATGGACCACTCTACTATCAGCTTGCAGATGGGTACCAATAAGTGTGCCAGCCAG GTGGGCATGACAGCGCCAGGCACCCGGCGGCACATCTACGACTCCAAACTGGGCACCGACAAATGTGACGACAGCTCCATGTCGCTCCAGATGGGCTACAACCAGGGGGCCAACCAAAGCGGGCAGGTTTTTGGCTTGGGCCGCCAAATCTACGACCCCAAATATTGCCCCCAGGGCCACCCAAGCGAAGCAGCCAACGCAGCCCAGGACGAGGATGGGCACTCGGGcaattactactactaccagGAGGAAGCAGATCAGTGA